Proteins encoded together in one Ictidomys tridecemlineatus isolate mIctTri1 chromosome 3, mIctTri1.hap1, whole genome shotgun sequence window:
- the Cltc gene encoding clathrin heavy chain 1 isoform X2 produces the protein MAQILPIRFQEHLQLQNLGINPANIGFSTLTMESDKFICIREKVGEQAQVVIIDMNDPSNPIRRPISADSAIMNPASKVIALKAGKTLQIFNIEMKSKMKAHTMTDDVTFWKWISLNTVALVTDNAVYHWSMEGESQPVKMFDRHSSLAGCQIINYRTDAKQKWLLLTGISAQQNRVVGAMQLYSVDRKVSQPIEGHAASFAQFKMEGNAEESTLFCFAVRGQAGGKLHIIEVGTPPTGNQPFPKKAVDVFFPPEAQNDFPVAMQISEKHDVVFLITKYGYIHLYDLETGTCIYMNRISGETIFVTAPHEATAGIIGVNRKGQVLSVCVEEENIIPYITNVLQNPDLALRMAVRNNLAGAEELFARKFNALFAQGNYSEAAKVAANAPKGILRTPDTIRRFQSVPAQPGQTSPLLQYFGILLDQGQLNKYESLELCRPVLQQGRKQLLEKWLKEDKLECSEELGDLVKSVDPTLALSVYLRANVPNKVIQCFAETGQVQKIVLYAKKVGYTPDWIFLLRNVMRISPDQGQQFAQMLVQDEEPLADITQIVDVFMEYNLIQQCTAFLLDALKNNRPSEGPLQTRLLEMNLMHAPQVADAILGNQMFTHYDRAHIAQLCEKAGLLQRALEHFTDLYDIKRAVVHTHLLNPEWLVNYFGSLSVEDSLECLRAMLSANIRQNLQICVQVASKYHEQLSTQSLIELFESFKSFEGLFYFLGSIVNFSQDPDVHFKYIQAACKTGQIKEVERICRESNCYDPERVKNFLKEAKLTDQLPLIIVCDRFDFVHDLVLYLYRNNLQKYIEIYVQKVNPSRLPVVIGGLLDVDCSEDVIKNLILVVRGQFSTDELVAEVEKRNRLKLLLPWLEARIHEGCEEPATHNALAKIYIDSNNNPERFLRENPYYDSRVVGKYCEKRDPHLACVAYERGQCDLELINVCNENSLFKSLSRYLVRRKDPELWGSVLLESNPYRRPLIDQVVQTALSETQDPEEVSVTVKAFMTADLPNELIELLEKIVLDNSVFSEHRNLQNLLILTAIKADRTRVMEYINRLDNYDAPDIANIAISNELFEEAFAIFRKFDVNTSAVQVLIEHIGNLDRAYEFAERCNEPAVWSQLAKAQLQKGMVKEAIDSYIKADDPSSYMEVVQAANTSGNWEELVKYLQMARKKARESYVETELIFALAKTNRLAELEEFINGPNNAHIQQVGDRCYDEKMYDAAKLLYNNVSNFGRLASTLVHLGEYQAAVDGARKANSTRTWKEVCFACVDGKEFRLAQMCGLHIVVHADELEELINYYQDRGYFEELITMLEAALGLERAHMGMFTELAILYSKFKPQKMREHLELFWSRVNIPKVLRAAEQAHLWAELVFLYDKYEEYDNAIITMMNHPTDAWKEGQFKDIITKVANVELYYRAIQFYLEFKPLLLNDLLMVLSPRLDHTRAVNYFSKVKQLPLVKPYLRSVQNHNNKSVNESLNNLFITEEDYQALRTSIDAYDNFDNISLAQRLEKHELIEFRRIAAYLFKGNNRWKQSVELCKKDSLYKDAMQYASESKDTELAEELLQWFLQEEKRECFGACLFTCYDLLRPDVVLETAWRHNIMDFAMPYFIQVMKEYLTKVDKLDASESLRKEEEQATETQPIVYGQPQLMLTAGPSVAVPPQAPFGYGYTAPPYGQPQPGFGYSM, from the exons cTGGGAAAACTCTTCAGATATTTAACattgaaatgaaaagtaaaatgaagGCCCATACCATGACCGATGATGTCACCTTTTGGAAATGGATTTCTTTGAATACGGTTGCTCTTGTTACGGATAATGCAGTTTATCATTGGAGTATGGAAGGAGAATCTCAACCAGTGAAAATGTTTGATCGCCATTCTAGCCTTGCAGGATGCCAGATTATCAATTATCGCACAGATGCAAAGCAGAAGTGGTTACTTCTAACTGGCATATCTGCACAG CAAAATCGTGTGGTGGGAGCTATGCAGCTGTATTCTGTAGATAGGAAAGTATCTCAGCCCATTGAAGGACATGCAGCTAGCTTTGCACAGtttaaaatggaaggaaatgcaGAAGagtcaactttattttgttttgcagtacgAGGTCAAGCTGGAGGGAAG TTACATATCATTGAAGTTGGCACACCGCCTACAGGGAACCAACCTTTTCCAAAGAAGGCAGTAGATGTTTTCTTTCCTCCAGAAGCACAAAATGACTTTCCTGTTGCAATGCAG atcAGTGAAAAGCATGATGTTGTATTCTTGATTACTAAGTATGGTTATATCCACCTCTATGATCTTGAGACTGGTACCTGTATCTACATGAATAGAATCAGTGGAGAAACAATCTTTGTTACTGCACCTCATGAAGCTACAGCTGGAATAATTGGAGTAAACAGAAAGGGGCAG GTTCTGTCGGTGTGTGtggaagaagaaaacataattcCTTACATCACCAATGTCCTACAAAATCCTGATTTGGCTTTGAGGATGGCTGTACGTAACAATTTAGCAGGTGCTGAAGAACTCTTTGCTCGGAAATTTAATGCTCTTTTTGCCCAGGGAAATTACTCAGAGGCTGCAAAGGTGGCTGCAAATGCACCAAAG GGAATACTTCGTACTCCAGACACCATCCGGCGATTCCAGAGTGTCCCAGCTCAGCCAGGACAGACTTCTCCTCTACTTCAGTACTTTGGAATCCTTTTGGACCAGGGACAGTTAAACAAATATGAATCCTTAGAGTTGTGTAGACCTGTACTTCAACAAGGTCGGAAACAGCTTCTGGAGAAATGGTTGAAAGAAGATAAG CTGGAATGTTCCGAAGAACTGGGTGATCTTGTAAAATCTGTGGACCCTACATTGGCACTTAGTGTGTACCTAAGGGCTAATGTCCCAAATAAAGTCATTCAGTGCTTTGCAGAAACAGGTCAAGTTCAGAAGATTGTTTTGTATGCTAAAAAA GTTGGATATACTCCAGATTGGATCTTTCTGCTGAGAAATGTAATGCGTATCAGTCCAGATCAGGGACAGCAGTTTGCTCAAATGTTAGTTCAGGATGAAGAGCCTCTTGCTGATATCACACAG aTTGTGGACGTTTTCATGGAATACAATCTAATCCAGCAATGTACTGCATTCTTACTTGATGCTCTAAAGAATAATCGCCCATCTGAAGGTCCTTTACAGACGCGGTTGCTTGAGATGAACCTTATGCATGCACCTCAA GTTGCAGATGCTATTCTAGGGAATCAGATGTTCACACATTATGATCGGGCTCATATTGCTCAGCTTTGTGAAAAGGCTGGATTACTGCAGCGTGCATTAGAACACTTCACTGATTTATATGATATAAAGCGTGCAGTTGTTCATACTCATCTTCTTAACCCTGAG TGGTTAGTGAATTACTTTGGGTCCTTATCAGTAGAAGACTCTCTAGAATGTCTCAGAGCCATGCTGTCTGCTAACATTCGTCAGAATCTGCAGATCTGTGTTCAGGTGGCTTCTAAGTATCATGAACAACTATCAACTCAATCTCTGATTGAACTTTTTGAATCTTTCAAAAGTTTTGAAG gtctgttttattttctgggaTCTATTGTTAACTTTAGTCAGGACCCAGATGTGCACTTTAAATATATTCAGGCCGCTTGCAAGACTGGGCAGATCAAAGAAGTTGAAAGAATCTGCAGAGAAAGCAACTGCTATGATCCTGAGAGAGTCAAGAATTTTCTCAAg gaaGCAAAACTAACAGATCAGTTACCACTTATCATTGTGTGTGATCGATTTGACTTTGTCCATGATTTGGTGCtgtatttatatagaaataatctTCAAAAgtatatagagatatatgtaCAGAAG GTTAATCCAAGTCGACTTCCTGTGGTTATTGGAGGATTACTTGATGTTGATTGCTCTGAAGACGTTATTAAAAACTTGATTCTTGTTGTGAGAGGTCAGTTCTCTACTGATGAGCTCGTTGCTGAAGTTGAGAAAAGAAACAG ATTGAAACTGCTTCTGCCTTGGCTTGAGGCCAGAATTCATGAGGGCTGTGAGGAGCCTGCCACTCACAATGCATTAGCCAAAATCTACATCGATAGTAATAACAACCCAGAGAGATTTCTTCGTGAAAATCCCTATTATGATAGTCGTGTTGTTGGAAAGTATTGTGAGAAGAGAGATCCACATCTGGCTTGTGTTGCTTACGAGCGTGGTCAGTGTGATTTGGAACTTATTAAT GTTTGCAACGAGAATTccctcttcaaaagtctttcccGCTACCTGGTACGTCGAAAGGATCCAGAATTGTGGGGTAGTGTGCTGCTGGAAAGCAATCCTTACAGGAGACCCCTAATTGATCAG GTTGTACAGACAGCCTTATCTGAGACTCAAGACCCTGAAGAAGTATCCGTAACTGTCAAGGCTTTCATGACTGCAGACCTTCCTAATGAACTCATTGAGCTGCTGGAGAAAATTGTCCTTGATAACTCTGTATTCAGTGAACACAG gAATCTTCAAAACCTCCTTATTCTTACTGCAATTAAGGCTGACCGTACACGTGTTATGGAGTATATTAACCGCCTAGATAATTATGATGCCCCAGATATTGCCAATATTGCCATCAGTAATGAGCTCTTTGAAGAAGCATTTGCCATTTTCCGGAAGTTTGATGTCAACACTTCAGCAGTGCAG GTATTGATTGAACATATTGGAAACTTGGATCGCGCATATGAGTTTGCTGAACGCTGCAATGAACCTGCGGTCTGGAGTCAACTTGCAAAAGCCCAGTTGCAGAAAGGAATGGTGAAAGAAGCCATTGATTCTTATATCAAAGCAGATGATCCTTCATCCTACATGGAAGTTGTTCAGGCAGCCAATACTAGTG GAAACTGGGAAGAACTGGTGAAGTACTTGCAGATGGCCCGCAAGAAAGCTCGGGAATCCTATGTggagacagaattaatatttgcACTGGCTAAAACAAACCGCCTTGCAGAGTTAGAAGAGTTCATCAATGGGCCAAATAATGCTCATATCCAGCAA GTTGGTGATCGTTGTTACGATGAGAAAATGTATGATGCTGCTAAATTGTTGTACAATAATGTTTCTAATTTTGGACGCTTGGCATCTACCCTCGTTCACTTGGGTGAATATCAGGCCGCTGTTGATGGAGCTAGAAAAGCTAATAGTACACGAACATGGAAAGAG GTCTGCTTTGCCTGTGTAGATGGGAAAGAGTTCCGTCTTGCTCAGATGTGTGGGCTTCATATTGTAGTACATGCAGATGAATTAGAAGAACTTATCAACTACTATCAG GATCGTGGATATTTTGAAGAACTGATAACCATGTTGGAAGCAGCATTGGGACTTGAGCGAGCCCACATGGGCATGTTTACTGAATTAGCTATTCTGTATTCTAAATTTAAGCCACAGAAAATGAGAGAGCATCTGGAGCTATTTTGGTCCAGAGTGAACATTCCTAAG GTGCTAAGAGCTGCAGAACAAGCTCACCTATGGGCAGAACTGGTGTTTTTATATGACAAGTATGAAGAATATGATAATGCCATAATTACCATGATGAATCATCCAACAGATGCATGGAAAGAAGGGCAGTTCAAAGATATCATTACCAAG GTTGCCAATGTggaactatattacagagcaatacaGTTCTACCTAGAATTCAAGCCTCTGTTGTTAAATGATTTGCTGATGGTGCTGTCTCCACGGCTGGATCACACTCGTGCAGTCAATTATTTCAGCAAG gtTAAACAGCTACCACTAGTGAAACCATATTTGCGTTCAGTTCAGAACCACAACAACAAATCTGTGAATGAATCACTGAACAACCTCTTTATTACAGAAGAAGATTATCAG gctctaCGAACATCAATAGATGCTTATGACAACTTTGACAATATTTCACTTGCTCAGCGTTTGGAAAAACATGAACTCATTGAGTTCAGAAGAATTGCTGCTTACCTCTTCAAAGGCAACAATCGTTGGAAGCAGAGTGTAGAGCTGTGCAAGAAAGATAGCCTTTATAAG GATGCAATGCAGTATGCCTCTGAATCTAAAGATACTGAGTTGGCTGAAGAGCTCCTACAGTGGTTTttgcaggaagaaaaaagagagtgcTTTGGAGCTTGTCTCTTTACCTGTTATGATCTTTTAAGGCCAGATGTTGTCCTGGAAACTGCATGGAGGCACAATATCATGGATTTTGCCATGCCCTATTTCATCCAGGTCATGAAGGAATATTTGACCAAG GTGGATAAATTAGATGCTTCAGAATCactgagaaaagaagaagaacaagctACAGAGACACAACCCATTGTTTATG gtCAGCCCCAGCTGATGCTGACAGCAGGACCCAGTGTTGCAGTCCCTCCCCAGGCACCTTTTGGTTATGGTTATACTGCACCACCATATGGGCAGCCACAGCCTGGTTTTGGATACAGCATGTGA
- the Cltc gene encoding clathrin heavy chain 1 isoform X1, protein MAQILPIRFQEHLQLQNLGINPANIGFSTLTMESDKFICIREKVGEQAQVVIIDMNDPSNPIRRPISADSAIMNPASKVIALKAGKTLQIFNIEMKSKMKAHTMTDDVTFWKWISLNTVALVTDNAVYHWSMEGESQPVKMFDRHSSLAGCQIINYRTDAKQKWLLLTGISAQQNRVVGAMQLYSVDRKVSQPIEGHAASFAQFKMEGNAEESTLFCFAVRGQAGGKLHIIEVGTPPTGNQPFPKKAVDVFFPPEAQNDFPVAMQISEKHDVVFLITKYGYIHLYDLETGTCIYMNRISGETIFVTAPHEATAGIIGVNRKGQVLSVCVEEENIIPYITNVLQNPDLALRMAVRNNLAGAEELFARKFNALFAQGNYSEAAKVAANAPKGILRTPDTIRRFQSVPAQPGQTSPLLQYFGILLDQGQLNKYESLELCRPVLQQGRKQLLEKWLKEDKLECSEELGDLVKSVDPTLALSVYLRANVPNKVIQCFAETGQVQKIVLYAKKVGYTPDWIFLLRNVMRISPDQGQQFAQMLVQDEEPLADITQIVDVFMEYNLIQQCTAFLLDALKNNRPSEGPLQTRLLEMNLMHAPQVADAILGNQMFTHYDRAHIAQLCEKAGLLQRALEHFTDLYDIKRAVVHTHLLNPEWLVNYFGSLSVEDSLECLRAMLSANIRQNLQICVQVASKYHEQLSTQSLIELFESFKSFEGLFYFLGSIVNFSQDPDVHFKYIQAACKTGQIKEVERICRESNCYDPERVKNFLKEAKLTDQLPLIIVCDRFDFVHDLVLYLYRNNLQKYIEIYVQKVNPSRLPVVIGGLLDVDCSEDVIKNLILVVRGQFSTDELVAEVEKRNRLKLLLPWLEARIHEGCEEPATHNALAKIYIDSNNNPERFLRENPYYDSRVVGKYCEKRDPHLACVAYERGQCDLELINVCNENSLFKSLSRYLVRRKDPELWGSVLLESNPYRRPLIDQVVQTALSETQDPEEVSVTVKAFMTADLPNELIELLEKIVLDNSVFSEHRNLQNLLILTAIKADRTRVMEYINRLDNYDAPDIANIAISNELFEEAFAIFRKFDVNTSAVQVLIEHIGNLDRAYEFAERCNEPAVWSQLAKAQLQKGMVKEAIDSYIKADDPSSYMEVVQAANTSGNWEELVKYLQMARKKARESYVETELIFALAKTNRLAELEEFINGPNNAHIQQVGDRCYDEKMYDAAKLLYNNVSNFGRLASTLVHLGEYQAAVDGARKANSTRTWKEVCFACVDGKEFRLAQMCGLHIVVHADELEELINYYQDRGYFEELITMLEAALGLERAHMGMFTELAILYSKFKPQKMREHLELFWSRVNIPKVLRAAEQAHLWAELVFLYDKYEEYDNAIITMMNHPTDAWKEGQFKDIITKVANVELYYRAIQFYLEFKPLLLNDLLMVLSPRLDHTRAVNYFSKVKQLPLVKPYLRSVQNHNNKSVNESLNNLFITEEDYQALRTSIDAYDNFDNISLAQRLEKHELIEFRRIAAYLFKGNNRWKQSVELCKKDSLYKDAMQYASESKDTELAEELLQWFLQEEKRECFGACLFTCYDLLRPDVVLETAWRHNIMDFAMPYFIQVMKEYLTKVDAIKEKVDKLDASESLRKEEEQATETQPIVYGQPQLMLTAGPSVAVPPQAPFGYGYTAPPYGQPQPGFGYSM, encoded by the exons cTGGGAAAACTCTTCAGATATTTAACattgaaatgaaaagtaaaatgaagGCCCATACCATGACCGATGATGTCACCTTTTGGAAATGGATTTCTTTGAATACGGTTGCTCTTGTTACGGATAATGCAGTTTATCATTGGAGTATGGAAGGAGAATCTCAACCAGTGAAAATGTTTGATCGCCATTCTAGCCTTGCAGGATGCCAGATTATCAATTATCGCACAGATGCAAAGCAGAAGTGGTTACTTCTAACTGGCATATCTGCACAG CAAAATCGTGTGGTGGGAGCTATGCAGCTGTATTCTGTAGATAGGAAAGTATCTCAGCCCATTGAAGGACATGCAGCTAGCTTTGCACAGtttaaaatggaaggaaatgcaGAAGagtcaactttattttgttttgcagtacgAGGTCAAGCTGGAGGGAAG TTACATATCATTGAAGTTGGCACACCGCCTACAGGGAACCAACCTTTTCCAAAGAAGGCAGTAGATGTTTTCTTTCCTCCAGAAGCACAAAATGACTTTCCTGTTGCAATGCAG atcAGTGAAAAGCATGATGTTGTATTCTTGATTACTAAGTATGGTTATATCCACCTCTATGATCTTGAGACTGGTACCTGTATCTACATGAATAGAATCAGTGGAGAAACAATCTTTGTTACTGCACCTCATGAAGCTACAGCTGGAATAATTGGAGTAAACAGAAAGGGGCAG GTTCTGTCGGTGTGTGtggaagaagaaaacataattcCTTACATCACCAATGTCCTACAAAATCCTGATTTGGCTTTGAGGATGGCTGTACGTAACAATTTAGCAGGTGCTGAAGAACTCTTTGCTCGGAAATTTAATGCTCTTTTTGCCCAGGGAAATTACTCAGAGGCTGCAAAGGTGGCTGCAAATGCACCAAAG GGAATACTTCGTACTCCAGACACCATCCGGCGATTCCAGAGTGTCCCAGCTCAGCCAGGACAGACTTCTCCTCTACTTCAGTACTTTGGAATCCTTTTGGACCAGGGACAGTTAAACAAATATGAATCCTTAGAGTTGTGTAGACCTGTACTTCAACAAGGTCGGAAACAGCTTCTGGAGAAATGGTTGAAAGAAGATAAG CTGGAATGTTCCGAAGAACTGGGTGATCTTGTAAAATCTGTGGACCCTACATTGGCACTTAGTGTGTACCTAAGGGCTAATGTCCCAAATAAAGTCATTCAGTGCTTTGCAGAAACAGGTCAAGTTCAGAAGATTGTTTTGTATGCTAAAAAA GTTGGATATACTCCAGATTGGATCTTTCTGCTGAGAAATGTAATGCGTATCAGTCCAGATCAGGGACAGCAGTTTGCTCAAATGTTAGTTCAGGATGAAGAGCCTCTTGCTGATATCACACAG aTTGTGGACGTTTTCATGGAATACAATCTAATCCAGCAATGTACTGCATTCTTACTTGATGCTCTAAAGAATAATCGCCCATCTGAAGGTCCTTTACAGACGCGGTTGCTTGAGATGAACCTTATGCATGCACCTCAA GTTGCAGATGCTATTCTAGGGAATCAGATGTTCACACATTATGATCGGGCTCATATTGCTCAGCTTTGTGAAAAGGCTGGATTACTGCAGCGTGCATTAGAACACTTCACTGATTTATATGATATAAAGCGTGCAGTTGTTCATACTCATCTTCTTAACCCTGAG TGGTTAGTGAATTACTTTGGGTCCTTATCAGTAGAAGACTCTCTAGAATGTCTCAGAGCCATGCTGTCTGCTAACATTCGTCAGAATCTGCAGATCTGTGTTCAGGTGGCTTCTAAGTATCATGAACAACTATCAACTCAATCTCTGATTGAACTTTTTGAATCTTTCAAAAGTTTTGAAG gtctgttttattttctgggaTCTATTGTTAACTTTAGTCAGGACCCAGATGTGCACTTTAAATATATTCAGGCCGCTTGCAAGACTGGGCAGATCAAAGAAGTTGAAAGAATCTGCAGAGAAAGCAACTGCTATGATCCTGAGAGAGTCAAGAATTTTCTCAAg gaaGCAAAACTAACAGATCAGTTACCACTTATCATTGTGTGTGATCGATTTGACTTTGTCCATGATTTGGTGCtgtatttatatagaaataatctTCAAAAgtatatagagatatatgtaCAGAAG GTTAATCCAAGTCGACTTCCTGTGGTTATTGGAGGATTACTTGATGTTGATTGCTCTGAAGACGTTATTAAAAACTTGATTCTTGTTGTGAGAGGTCAGTTCTCTACTGATGAGCTCGTTGCTGAAGTTGAGAAAAGAAACAG ATTGAAACTGCTTCTGCCTTGGCTTGAGGCCAGAATTCATGAGGGCTGTGAGGAGCCTGCCACTCACAATGCATTAGCCAAAATCTACATCGATAGTAATAACAACCCAGAGAGATTTCTTCGTGAAAATCCCTATTATGATAGTCGTGTTGTTGGAAAGTATTGTGAGAAGAGAGATCCACATCTGGCTTGTGTTGCTTACGAGCGTGGTCAGTGTGATTTGGAACTTATTAAT GTTTGCAACGAGAATTccctcttcaaaagtctttcccGCTACCTGGTACGTCGAAAGGATCCAGAATTGTGGGGTAGTGTGCTGCTGGAAAGCAATCCTTACAGGAGACCCCTAATTGATCAG GTTGTACAGACAGCCTTATCTGAGACTCAAGACCCTGAAGAAGTATCCGTAACTGTCAAGGCTTTCATGACTGCAGACCTTCCTAATGAACTCATTGAGCTGCTGGAGAAAATTGTCCTTGATAACTCTGTATTCAGTGAACACAG gAATCTTCAAAACCTCCTTATTCTTACTGCAATTAAGGCTGACCGTACACGTGTTATGGAGTATATTAACCGCCTAGATAATTATGATGCCCCAGATATTGCCAATATTGCCATCAGTAATGAGCTCTTTGAAGAAGCATTTGCCATTTTCCGGAAGTTTGATGTCAACACTTCAGCAGTGCAG GTATTGATTGAACATATTGGAAACTTGGATCGCGCATATGAGTTTGCTGAACGCTGCAATGAACCTGCGGTCTGGAGTCAACTTGCAAAAGCCCAGTTGCAGAAAGGAATGGTGAAAGAAGCCATTGATTCTTATATCAAAGCAGATGATCCTTCATCCTACATGGAAGTTGTTCAGGCAGCCAATACTAGTG GAAACTGGGAAGAACTGGTGAAGTACTTGCAGATGGCCCGCAAGAAAGCTCGGGAATCCTATGTggagacagaattaatatttgcACTGGCTAAAACAAACCGCCTTGCAGAGTTAGAAGAGTTCATCAATGGGCCAAATAATGCTCATATCCAGCAA GTTGGTGATCGTTGTTACGATGAGAAAATGTATGATGCTGCTAAATTGTTGTACAATAATGTTTCTAATTTTGGACGCTTGGCATCTACCCTCGTTCACTTGGGTGAATATCAGGCCGCTGTTGATGGAGCTAGAAAAGCTAATAGTACACGAACATGGAAAGAG GTCTGCTTTGCCTGTGTAGATGGGAAAGAGTTCCGTCTTGCTCAGATGTGTGGGCTTCATATTGTAGTACATGCAGATGAATTAGAAGAACTTATCAACTACTATCAG GATCGTGGATATTTTGAAGAACTGATAACCATGTTGGAAGCAGCATTGGGACTTGAGCGAGCCCACATGGGCATGTTTACTGAATTAGCTATTCTGTATTCTAAATTTAAGCCACAGAAAATGAGAGAGCATCTGGAGCTATTTTGGTCCAGAGTGAACATTCCTAAG GTGCTAAGAGCTGCAGAACAAGCTCACCTATGGGCAGAACTGGTGTTTTTATATGACAAGTATGAAGAATATGATAATGCCATAATTACCATGATGAATCATCCAACAGATGCATGGAAAGAAGGGCAGTTCAAAGATATCATTACCAAG GTTGCCAATGTggaactatattacagagcaatacaGTTCTACCTAGAATTCAAGCCTCTGTTGTTAAATGATTTGCTGATGGTGCTGTCTCCACGGCTGGATCACACTCGTGCAGTCAATTATTTCAGCAAG gtTAAACAGCTACCACTAGTGAAACCATATTTGCGTTCAGTTCAGAACCACAACAACAAATCTGTGAATGAATCACTGAACAACCTCTTTATTACAGAAGAAGATTATCAG gctctaCGAACATCAATAGATGCTTATGACAACTTTGACAATATTTCACTTGCTCAGCGTTTGGAAAAACATGAACTCATTGAGTTCAGAAGAATTGCTGCTTACCTCTTCAAAGGCAACAATCGTTGGAAGCAGAGTGTAGAGCTGTGCAAGAAAGATAGCCTTTATAAG GATGCAATGCAGTATGCCTCTGAATCTAAAGATACTGAGTTGGCTGAAGAGCTCCTACAGTGGTTTttgcaggaagaaaaaagagagtgcTTTGGAGCTTGTCTCTTTACCTGTTATGATCTTTTAAGGCCAGATGTTGTCCTGGAAACTGCATGGAGGCACAATATCATGGATTTTGCCATGCCCTATTTCATCCAGGTCATGAAGGAATATTTGACCAAG GTTGATGCAATAAAGGAAAAG GTGGATAAATTAGATGCTTCAGAATCactgagaaaagaagaagaacaagctACAGAGACACAACCCATTGTTTATG gtCAGCCCCAGCTGATGCTGACAGCAGGACCCAGTGTTGCAGTCCCTCCCCAGGCACCTTTTGGTTATGGTTATACTGCACCACCATATGGGCAGCCACAGCCTGGTTTTGGATACAGCATGTGA